A part of Brachybacterium faecium DSM 4810 genomic DNA contains:
- a CDS encoding monosaccharide-binding protein, giving the protein MHNRRTFMLGATAAAAALGLAACGGEGAGSGGPDPDAPPSEQTVGVAMPTQTYERWVADGNNIKEGLEGKGFTVDMQYADDDIPTQQQQIDQMINSGVSVLLIASIDGASLSAQLDAAAAAGIPVVAYDRLLTDSENVDFYVTFDNYKVGVNQANALLYGLGLLDESFEPADDAPEGPLNVELFAGSLDDNNAHLFWDGAIDTLQPYFDDGTLEVLSGQMDIDQAATQRWEQETAQKRMETLLTTHYNGGEELAGVLAPADPLSRGIINALQNTGLGPTIDEGLPIVTGQDAEIASIKLIADGVQHSTIFKDTRDLADQAIVAAESILTGGEPEANDTETYDNGAKVVPSYLLEVQMVLESNYEEILVDSGYYTEEQVEAGQL; this is encoded by the coding sequence ATGCACAACCGGAGAACCTTCATGCTGGGAGCGACGGCCGCCGCGGCCGCGCTCGGACTGGCCGCCTGCGGCGGTGAGGGCGCCGGTTCCGGCGGCCCCGACCCCGACGCCCCGCCCAGCGAGCAGACCGTCGGCGTCGCCATGCCGACCCAGACCTACGAGCGCTGGGTCGCCGACGGCAACAACATCAAGGAGGGCCTGGAGGGCAAGGGCTTCACCGTCGACATGCAGTACGCCGACGACGACATCCCCACCCAGCAGCAGCAGATCGACCAGATGATCAACTCCGGCGTGAGCGTACTGCTCATCGCCTCGATCGACGGCGCCTCCCTCTCGGCCCAGCTCGACGCCGCGGCCGCCGCGGGCATCCCCGTCGTCGCCTACGACCGCCTGCTCACCGACAGCGAGAACGTCGACTTCTACGTCACCTTCGACAACTACAAGGTGGGCGTGAACCAGGCCAACGCCCTGCTGTACGGGCTGGGCCTGCTCGACGAGAGCTTCGAGCCCGCCGACGACGCCCCCGAGGGGCCGCTGAACGTGGAGCTGTTCGCCGGCTCGCTCGACGACAACAACGCCCACCTGTTCTGGGACGGCGCGATCGACACCCTGCAGCCGTACTTCGACGACGGCACCCTCGAGGTGCTCTCGGGCCAGATGGACATCGACCAGGCCGCCACCCAGCGCTGGGAGCAGGAGACCGCGCAGAAGCGCATGGAGACCCTGCTGACCACGCACTACAACGGCGGCGAGGAGCTGGCCGGGGTGCTCGCCCCCGCCGACCCGCTCTCGCGCGGCATCATCAACGCCCTGCAGAACACCGGCCTGGGCCCCACCATCGACGAGGGCCTGCCGATCGTCACCGGGCAGGACGCCGAGATCGCCTCGATCAAGCTCATCGCCGACGGCGTGCAGCACTCGACGATCTTCAAGGACACCCGCGACCTCGCCGACCAGGCGATCGTCGCCGCGGAGTCGATCCTCACCGGCGGGGAGCCCGAGGCCAACGACACCGAGACCTACGACAACGGGGCGAAGGTCGTCCCCTCGTACCTGCTCGAGGTGCAGATGGTGCTCGAGAGCAACTACGAGGAGATCCTCGTGGACTCCGGCTACTACACCGAGGAGCAGGTCGAGGC